Proteins from one Bos indicus x Bos taurus breed Angus x Brahman F1 hybrid chromosome 19, Bos_hybrid_MaternalHap_v2.0, whole genome shotgun sequence genomic window:
- the LLGL1 gene encoding lethal(2) giant larvae protein homolog 1 isoform X1 produces the protein MMKFRFRRQGADPQREKLKQELFAFHKTVEHGFPNQPSALAFDPELRIMAIGTRSGAVKIYGAPGVEFTGLHRDAATVTQMHFLPGQGRVLTLLDDDSLHLWEIVHHDGCAHLEEAIHFQAPSRPGFDGASGLPSLAHITVVLLVAAGDMAALGTEGGSIFFLDVPTLTLLEGQTLGPDEVLRSVPDDYRCGKALGPVESLQGHLRDPTKILIGYSRGLLVIWNQAARCAERIFLGNQQLESVCWERSGHTVVSSHSDGSYAIWAADTGDSPTAQPTVATTPYGPFPCKAINKVLWRSCASGEHFVIFSGGMPRASYGDRHCVSVLQAETLVTLDFTSRVIDFFTVHSTRPEDEFDEPQALAVLLEEELVVLDLQTPGWPAVPAPYLAPLHSSAITCSAHVANVPAKLWARIVSAGEQQSPQPASGASSWPITGGRNLAQEPSQRGLLLTGHEDGTVRFWDASGVALRPLYKLCTAGLFQTDCEHADSLAQAAEDDWPPFRKVGCFDPYSDDPRLGVQKVALCKYTAQMVVAGTAGQVLVLELSDTPAEQTVGVASLDLLQDREGFTWKGHERLSPRLGPLPWPAGFQPRALVQCLPPAAVTAVTLHAEWGLVAFGTSHGFGLFDYLRRSPVLARCTLHPSDSLAMEGPLSRVKSLKKSLRQSFRRIRKSRASGKKRTVAGSKLQEANAQLAEQAGPQDVEVTPVQRRIEPRSADDSLSGVVRCLYFADTFLRDAAHHGPTMWAGTNSGSVFAYALEVPAAVAGGEKRPERAVEAVLGKEVQLMHRAPVVAIAVLDGRGRPLPEPYEASRDLAQAPDMQGGHAVLIASEEQFKVFTLPKVSAKTKFKLTAHEGCRVRKVALATFASVACEDYTETCLACLTNLGDVHVFSVPGLRPQVHYACIRKEDISGIASCVFTRHGQGEAGRRLQSGLLGGGDVAPYCASCPLLGFYLISPSEFERFSLSARNITEPLCSLDVRWPRGATHISHRSRESPKLSQANGTPGIILAPQSCDGSPDPICKEADTPEPPEAMLSPMSIDSATSADTTLDTTGDMTVEDVKDFLGSSEESEKNLRNLSEEEARACAILIK, from the exons ATGATGAAGTTTCGGTTCCGCAGGCAGGGCGCAGACCCGCAGCGCGAGAAGCTCAAGCAGGAGCTCTTCGCCTTCCATAAG ACCGTGGAGCATGGCTTCCCCAACCAGCCCAGTGCGCTGGCCTTTGACCCTGAGCTTCGTATCATGGCCATCGGCACCCGGTCTGGGGCCGTCAAGAT CTACGGTGCCCCTGGTGTGGAGTTCACGGGCCTGCACCGAGATGCGGCCACTGTCACCCAGATGCATTTCCTGCCTGGTCAG GGTCGAGTCCTGACCCTGCTGGATGACGACAGCCTCCACCTGTGGGAGATCGTCCACCATGATGGCTGCGCCCACCTGGAGGAAGCCATCCACTTCCAGGCACCCAGTCGGCCTGGCTTTGACGGCGCCAG CGGCCTGCCCAGCCTCGCCCACATCACAGTGGTCCTGCTGGTGGCTGCGGGTGACATGGCCGCCCTGGGCACCGAGGGCGGAAGCATCTTCTTCCTGGATGTTCCCACCCTGACGCTGCTTGAGGGGCAGACCCTGGGCCCAGACGAGGTTCTGCGAAG CGTGCCTGATGACTACCGGTGTGGGAAGGCACTGGGCCCCGTGGAGTCACTCCAGGGACACCTGCGGGACCCCACCAAGATCCTCATTGGCTATAGCCGGGGCCTGCTGGTCATCTGGAACCAGGCTGCTCGCTGTGCTGAGCGCATCTTCCTGGGGAACCAG CAGCTGGAGAGCGTGTGCTGGGAGCGCAGTGGCCACACAGTGGTCAGCTCGCACAGCGACGGCAGCTACGCCATCTGGGCCGCGGACACCGGCGACTCCCCAACAGCGCAGCCCACAGTGGCCACCACACCCTATG GCCCCTTCCCCTGCAAAGCCATCAACAAGGTCCTGTGGCGAAGCTGTGCGTCTGG CGAGCACTTCGTCATCTTTAGTGGTGGCATGCCCCGCGCCAGCTATGGCGACCGCCACTGCGTGAGCGTGCTCCAGGCTGAAACCTTGGTGACACTGGACTTCACCTCCCGCGTCATCGACTTCTTCACGGTGCACAGCACGCGGCCCGAGGATG AGTTCGATGAGCCCCAGGCCCTCGCCGTGCTGCTCGAAGAGGAACTGGTGGTGCTGGACCTGCAGACGCCTGGCTGGCCGGCCGTACCCGCCCCGTACCTGGCCCCCCTGCACTCGTCCGCCATCACCTGCTCGGCCCACGTTGCCAATGTCCCCGCCAAGCTTTGGGCCCGCATCGTGAGCGCTGGCGAGCAGCAGAGCCCCCAGCCGGCCTCTGGGGCCTCG AGCTGGCCCATCACTGGGGGCCGGAACCTGGCTCAGGAGCCATCCCAGCGAGGCCTGCTGCTGACCGG CCACGAGGACGGCACGGTGCGTTTCTGGGATGCCTCCGGCGTGGCCCTGCGACCGCTCTACAAGCTCTGCACCGCCGGCCTCTTCCAGACGGACTGCGAGCACGCTGACAGCCTGGCCCAGGCCGCCGAGGACGACTGGCCGCCCTTCCGCAAG GTGGGCTGCTTCGACCCCTACAGCGATGACCCGCGGCTCGGCGTGCAGAAGGTGGCACTCTGCAAATACACGGCCCAGATGGTGGTGGCCGGCACCGCGGGTCAG GTGCTGGTGCTGGAGTTGAGTGACACGCCGGCAGAGCAGACGGTGGGCGTGGCCAGCCTGGACCTGCTGCAGGACCGCGAGGGCTTCACATGGAAAGGCCATGAGCGGCTGAGCCCGCGCCTGGGACCACTGCCCTGGCCAGCCGGCTTCCAGCCCCGCGCTCTCGTCCAGTGCCTGCCACCAGCCGCCGTCACAGCCGTCACTCTCCATGCCGAGTGGGGCCTCGTGGCCTTTGGGACCAGTCACGGCTTTGGCCTTTTTGACTATCTGCGCAGGAGCCCCGTGCTGGCCAG GTGCACCCTGCACCCCAGCGACTCCCTGGCCATGGAGGGGCCGCTGTCCCGCGTGAAGTCGCTCAAGAAGTCGCTGCGCCAGTCCTTCCGGCGCATCCGCAAGAGCCGCGCATCGGGCAAGAAGCGCACGGTTGCCGGCAGCAAG TTGCAGGAGGCCAACGCGCAGCTGGCGGAGCAGGCCGGTCCCCAGGATGTGGAGGTGACACCCGTGCAGCGCCGCATTGAGCCCCGCTCAGCCGACGACTCCCTCTCGGGCGTTGTGCGCTGTCTATACTTTGCAGACACCTTCCTTCGAGATG CGGCCCACCATGGCCCCACCATGTGGGCAGGCACCAACTCGGGCTCCGTGTTTGCCTATGCACTGGAGGTGCCGGCGGCAGTGGCAGGTGGTGAGAAGCGGCCAGAGCGAGCGGTAGAGGCTGTGCTGGGCAAGGAGGTGCAGCTGATGCACCGTGCCCCCGTGGTGGCCATCGCGGTGCTGGACGGGCGCGGCCGTCCACTGCCAGAGCCCTACGAGGCCTCGCGGGACCTCGCACAGGCGCCCGACATGCAGGGCGGCCATGCTGTGCTTATCGCGTCCGAGGAGCAGTTCAAG GTGTTCACGCTACCCAAGGTGAGCGCCAAGACCAAGTTCAAGCTGACAGCCCACGAGGGCTGCCGCGTGCGCAAGGTGGCTCTGGCTACCTTTGCCAGCGTGGCCTGCGAGGACTACACGGAGACCTGCCTGGCCTGCCTCACTAACCTGGGTGACGTGCACGTGTTCTCGGTGCCGGGCCTGCGGCCCCAGGTGCACTATGCCTGCATCCGCAAGGAGGACATCAGCGGCATCGCCTCCTGCGTGTTCACGCGGCACGGCCAGGGTGAGGCGGGCCGGCGGCTGCAGTCAGGGCTCCTGGGAGGCGGGGACGTGGCCCCTTACTGTGCTTCCTGCCCCCTCCTAGGGTTTTACCTGATTTCCCCCTCGGAGTTTGAGCGCTTCTCCTTGAGTGCCCGGAACATCACCGAGCCACTCTGCTCTCTGGACGTCCGCTGGCCCCGAGGTGCCACACACATCAG CCACAGGTCCCGAGAGTCACCCAAGCTGAGCCAGGCTAATGGGACCCCGGGCATCATCCTGGCCCCACAGAGCTGTGAT